One genomic region from Polycladomyces subterraneus encodes:
- a CDS encoding oxalate decarboxylase family bicupin, which yields MERRPKNCPPVPQPIRDDGAGATDPGPRDVMRDLENPDMLVPPATDAGKIPNLKFSFSDTYMQLFHGGWSREVTVRQLPIATTLAGVNMRLTPGGVRELHWHKQAEWAFMLVGRARITAVDQDGRNFIADVGVGDLWYFPPGIPHSIQGCEFLLVFDDGNFSENDTFTISDWFAHTPKDVLSANFGVQESAFAQIPSSQKYMFQSYVPGPIETQKVSSPYGTVPKSFTHRLLAQRPIRTPGGTVRIVDSSNFPISTTIAAAFVEVEPGGMREMHWHPNNDEWQYYLTGTARMTVFASNGTARTFNYRAGDVGYVPFAMGHYIQNTGNQKLMFLEMFKSNRFADVSLNQWMALTPRELVEDNLHVGPELMNALRKQKWPVVKYK from the coding sequence ATGGAAAGACGACCTAAGAATTGCCCTCCTGTACCACAGCCTATAAGGGATGACGGCGCTGGTGCGACCGATCCCGGTCCGCGGGACGTGATGCGCGATCTTGAGAACCCCGACATGCTGGTTCCACCGGCCACCGACGCCGGAAAGATCCCCAACTTGAAGTTCTCCTTCTCCGACACCTATATGCAGTTATTTCACGGCGGCTGGTCACGGGAAGTCACGGTGAGACAGCTGCCGATCGCAACCACGCTTGCGGGGGTGAACATGCGTCTTACACCGGGCGGTGTACGGGAGCTACACTGGCACAAGCAGGCTGAGTGGGCTTTCATGCTCGTTGGCCGTGCGCGCATCACTGCGGTCGATCAGGATGGACGGAACTTTATAGCTGATGTCGGAGTGGGCGACCTGTGGTACTTTCCCCCAGGCATCCCCCATTCGATCCAAGGCTGTGAGTTTCTATTGGTTTTTGATGATGGCAACTTCTCCGAAAACGACACCTTTACCATCTCCGACTGGTTCGCGCACACTCCGAAGGACGTGCTGTCTGCAAACTTCGGCGTGCAGGAAAGCGCCTTTGCCCAAATCCCGTCGAGCCAGAAATATATGTTCCAGAGTTATGTGCCAGGTCCGATTGAGACACAGAAGGTTTCGAGTCCGTATGGTACCGTGCCGAAGAGCTTCACACACCGGCTTCTGGCACAGCGACCAATACGGACTCCGGGCGGGACGGTTCGCATTGTTGATTCTTCCAACTTCCCTATTTCGACCACTATTGCGGCGGCGTTTGTGGAGGTCGAGCCGGGCGGGATGCGAGAAATGCATTGGCACCCGAATAACGACGAATGGCAATATTACCTTACAGGCACGGCACGGATGACGGTGTTCGCGTCTAACGGCACGGCAAGAACTTTCAATTACCGAGCCGGTGATGTAGGGTATGTACCGTTCGCTATGGGTCACTATATCCAGAACACCGGTAACCAAAAGCTGATGTTTCTAGAGATGTTTAAGAGTAACCGTTTTGCCGACGTGTCGCTGAACCAGTGGATGGCGCTGACTCCTCGGGAACTGGTAGAGGACAACTTGCATGTTGGACCGGAGCTGATGAACGCACTGCGGAAACAGAAATGGCCTGTTGTCAAATACAAGTAA